Proteins from a genomic interval of Ferrovibrio terrae:
- a CDS encoding NAD(P)-dependent oxidoreductase, whose translation MRILLTHTPDALRNYYGAEALAALRKLGEVRLHQGNAPLTTAELIRQARGCDVIVSDRQTPGEAAVFEQLPDLAAFLRCAMDIRNIDCAAADRAGVLVTRATAGFMDSVAELAIGMLVDLARGVSIGVQAYRSGRAPPVRMGIQLSYSSIGIIGYGAIGRRLGELAHALGMTVLASDPVVQIDDQHVKQVALNHLLHDAKFVVCLAPANPQTEKLMDARAFAAMQKGSYFINLARGELVDEPALAEALDSGHLAGAAMDVGRAPDQMPSPFLARRPDVIATPHIGGLTPEAVSHQAFDTVKQVEALSQARLPPGAVNPEAAKRLARLGVAV comes from the coding sequence ATGCGTATCCTGCTGACCCATACCCCTGACGCCCTGCGCAACTATTACGGCGCCGAGGCCCTGGCCGCATTGCGCAAGCTGGGCGAGGTCAGACTGCATCAGGGCAATGCGCCGCTGACCACCGCAGAACTGATCAGGCAGGCGCGCGGCTGCGATGTGATCGTCTCGGACCGCCAGACGCCCGGCGAGGCCGCCGTATTCGAGCAGTTGCCCGATCTCGCTGCCTTCCTGCGCTGCGCCATGGATATTCGCAATATCGACTGCGCGGCCGCCGACCGCGCCGGCGTGCTGGTCACCCGCGCCACGGCGGGCTTCATGGACTCGGTTGCTGAACTCGCCATCGGCATGCTGGTCGATCTGGCGCGCGGCGTCAGCATCGGTGTACAGGCCTATCGTTCCGGCCGGGCGCCGCCGGTCCGCATGGGCATCCAGCTGTCGTATTCCAGCATCGGCATCATCGGCTACGGCGCCATCGGCCGCCGGCTGGGCGAACTGGCCCATGCACTGGGCATGACCGTGCTGGCCAGCGACCCGGTCGTGCAGATCGATGACCAGCATGTGAAGCAGGTGGCGCTGAACCATCTGCTGCATGACGCGAAATTCGTTGTCTGCCTGGCGCCCGCCAATCCGCAGACCGAAAAGCTGATGGATGCGCGCGCCTTTGCCGCCATGCAGAAGGGCAGCTACTTCATCAACCTCGCCCGCGGCGAACTGGTCGACGAGCCAGCCTTGGCCGAGGCGCTGGACAGCGGCCATCTGGCGGGTGCTGCCATGGATGTCGGCCGTGCGCCCGACCAGATGCCCTCGCCGTTCCTGGCCAGGCGCCCGGACGTGATCGCCACACCGCATATCGGCGGCCTGACGCCGGAAGCCGTGTCGCACCAGGCCTTCGATACGGTGAAGCAGGTCGAGGCGCTCAGTCAGGCTCGCCTGCCGCCCGGCGCGGTGAACCCGGAAGCAGCCAAGCGGCTGGCGCGGCTGGGCGTGGCCGTCTAG
- the soxX gene encoding sulfur oxidation c-type cytochrome SoxX, translated as MTALIVVMWVSTGAAQTLVSYSPVGDAIPTSLTGQPGDALRGRAIVVNRQKGLCLLCHTGPFAEERFQGDLAPTLAGAGSRWNAGQLRLRLVDSRRVNADTIMPSYYRIDSLNRVGAAWQGKPVLTAAEIEDVVAFLLTLKE; from the coding sequence ATGACGGCGTTGATCGTGGTGATGTGGGTATCGACGGGAGCGGCACAGACCCTCGTCTCCTACAGTCCGGTCGGCGATGCAATCCCGACGTCGCTCACCGGACAGCCGGGCGATGCCTTGCGTGGCCGGGCCATCGTGGTCAACCGGCAGAAGGGACTCTGCCTGCTCTGTCATACCGGGCCGTTCGCCGAGGAACGCTTCCAGGGCGATCTGGCGCCGACACTGGCAGGTGCCGGCAGCCGCTGGAACGCGGGACAGTTGCGGCTGCGGCTGGTCGACTCACGGCGCGTGAATGCCGACACGATCATGCCATCTTATTATCGTATCGACAGCCTCAACCGCGTCGGTGCGGCCTGGCAGGGCAAGCCGGTGCTGACGGCGGCCGAGATCGAAGACGTGGTGGCGTTTCTGCTGACCCTGAAGGAGTAG
- a CDS encoding xanthine dehydrogenase family protein molybdopterin-binding subunit: MTIMQKLSRRAFITTSAAAAGGLTVGFHIPALAQQKAAAAVNPEINAWVLIKPDDTVVIRIARSEMGQGSLTGLAQLVAEELDCNWSKVTTEYPTPGQNLARNRAWGNMSTGGSRGIRESHDYVRKGGAAARILLVQAAAGQWKVPAAECSAANSVITHKPSNRTVSYGKVASAAAKLTPPTDIPLKDPKDWKVAGKSVKRLDTAEKLTGKQIYGVDLQLPGMLNAAIKDCPVFGGKVKSFDAAGAMKMPGVKKVVQVGDTAVAVVADTWWRANSALNAMKIEWDEGPNAKVSSATIAAVLKEGLDAKEAAVGNKVGDIEAAMAGAAKKVTATYGYPFQNHATMEPMNATAKYTPELCEVWTPTQNGEAALAAASEASGLPPAKCEVYKLHLGGGFGRRGAVHDWVRQAVVIAKEMPGTPIKLIWSREEDMLHGRYHPITQCKLTAALNDKNEVTGLHMRISGQSILAGIFPQNIRNGLDPVVFQGLNPPGPEASIGYTFPNLLIDHAMRNPHVPPGFWRGVNLNQNTIYLECFLDEVAHEIKADPLELRRKLMANHPKHLAVLNAAAEKAGWGKPAPAGVFRGLAQCMGFGSYVAAVAEVSVAKDGKIKVHRIVAATDPGHAVNPQQIEAQVEGSFVYGLTAALYGECTVANGRIEQENFDTYQMMRIDEMPKVETVIVASGGFWGGVGEPTIAVAAPAVLNAIFAATGKRIRDLPMKNTDLKSA; this comes from the coding sequence ATGACCATCATGCAGAAACTCTCGCGCCGCGCCTTCATCACGACATCGGCCGCCGCGGCCGGCGGGCTGACCGTGGGCTTCCATATTCCCGCGTTGGCGCAGCAAAAAGCCGCTGCGGCGGTGAACCCGGAGATCAATGCCTGGGTGCTGATCAAGCCCGACGACACCGTGGTGATCCGCATCGCCCGCTCCGAGATGGGACAGGGCTCGCTCACCGGCCTCGCGCAGCTGGTGGCCGAAGAACTGGACTGCAACTGGTCGAAGGTGACCACCGAATATCCCACGCCGGGCCAGAACCTCGCGCGCAACCGCGCCTGGGGTAATATGTCTACCGGCGGCAGCCGCGGCATCCGTGAGTCGCATGACTATGTGCGCAAGGGCGGCGCGGCGGCGCGCATCCTGCTGGTGCAGGCCGCGGCCGGGCAATGGAAAGTGCCGGCGGCGGAATGCTCTGCCGCCAACAGCGTGATCACGCACAAGCCGAGCAACCGCACGGTCAGTTACGGCAAGGTGGCGAGTGCGGCGGCGAAACTGACCCCGCCGACCGACATCCCGCTGAAGGATCCGAAGGACTGGAAGGTGGCCGGCAAATCGGTCAAGCGGCTCGATACCGCCGAGAAGCTGACCGGCAAGCAGATCTACGGCGTCGATCTGCAATTGCCCGGCATGCTGAATGCCGCGATCAAGGACTGCCCGGTCTTCGGCGGCAAGGTGAAGAGCTTTGATGCCGCTGGCGCGATGAAAATGCCCGGCGTGAAGAAGGTGGTGCAGGTCGGCGACACGGCGGTGGCCGTGGTGGCCGATACCTGGTGGCGCGCGAACAGCGCGCTCAACGCCATGAAGATCGAGTGGGATGAAGGCCCGAATGCCAAGGTCTCCAGCGCCACCATCGCGGCGGTGCTGAAAGAAGGCCTGGATGCCAAGGAGGCTGCTGTCGGCAACAAGGTGGGCGATATTGAAGCCGCGATGGCGGGTGCCGCAAAGAAAGTGACCGCCACCTATGGCTATCCGTTCCAGAATCACGCGACGATGGAACCGATGAACGCCACGGCGAAATACACGCCGGAGCTCTGCGAGGTGTGGACGCCGACACAGAATGGCGAGGCGGCTTTGGCTGCGGCCTCGGAAGCGTCGGGCCTGCCGCCGGCGAAATGCGAGGTCTACAAGCTGCATCTGGGCGGCGGCTTCGGTCGGCGCGGCGCGGTGCATGACTGGGTGCGTCAGGCTGTGGTCATCGCGAAGGAGATGCCCGGCACGCCCATCAAGCTGATCTGGTCGCGCGAAGAAGACATGCTGCATGGCCGCTATCATCCGATCACGCAATGCAAGCTGACCGCAGCGCTGAACGACAAGAATGAAGTGACCGGACTGCATATGCGCATTTCCGGCCAGTCGATCCTCGCCGGCATCTTCCCGCAGAACATCCGCAACGGGCTCGACCCTGTCGTCTTCCAGGGCCTCAATCCGCCCGGACCGGAAGCCTCGATCGGTTATACCTTCCCCAACCTGCTGATCGACCATGCCATGCGCAATCCGCATGTGCCACCGGGCTTCTGGCGCGGGGTGAACCTGAACCAGAACACGATCTATCTCGAATGCTTCCTCGATGAGGTGGCGCATGAGATCAAGGCCGATCCGCTGGAGCTGCGCCGCAAGCTGATGGCCAATCACCCCAAGCATCTCGCCGTGCTGAATGCGGCGGCCGAGAAAGCCGGCTGGGGCAAGCCGGCGCCGGCCGGTGTGTTCCGCGGCCTGGCGCAATGCATGGGCTTCGGCTCATACGTCGCGGCGGTCGCCGAGGTCTCGGTGGCAAAGGACGGCAAGATCAAGGTACACCGCATCGTCGCCGCCACCGATCCGGGCCATGCCGTCAATCCGCAGCAGATCGAGGCGCAGGTGGAAGGCTCCTTCGTCTATGGCCTGACGGCGGCGCTCTATGGCGAATGCACGGTGGCGAACGGCCGCATTGAGCAGGAGAATTTCGACACCTACCAGATGATGCGGATCGACGAGATGCCGAAGGTGGAGACCGTGATCGTGGCGTCGGGTGGTTTCTGGGGCGGTGTGGGCGAACCCACCATCGCCGTGGCGGCACCGGCGGTACTGAACGCGATCTTCGCCGCCACCGGCAAGCGCATCCGTGATCTGCCGATGAAGAACACCGATCTCAAGTCGGCGTAA
- a CDS encoding (2Fe-2S)-binding protein, whose amino-acid sequence MPKLNVNGRVREFQAEEDTPLLWVLREQLKLTGTKYGCGVAQCGACTVHVDGEAVRSCAMPASAIDEKQKIVTIEGLSPNGSHPVQKAWLDQDVPQCGYCQVGMIMAVAAMLKKTPKPTDADIDNEITNICRCGTYNRVRSAIHQAAGAVPAGRTRT is encoded by the coding sequence ATGCCCAAGCTCAACGTCAATGGACGCGTGCGTGAATTCCAGGCCGAGGAGGACACCCCGCTGCTGTGGGTGCTGCGCGAGCAGCTGAAGCTGACCGGCACGAAATACGGCTGCGGCGTGGCACAGTGCGGCGCCTGCACCGTGCATGTCGACGGCGAAGCGGTGCGCTCCTGCGCCATGCCGGCCTCGGCCATCGACGAGAAGCAGAAGATCGTCACCATCGAGGGCCTGTCGCCCAACGGCTCGCATCCGGTGCAGAAGGCCTGGCTCGACCAGGACGTGCCGCAATGCGGCTATTGCCAGGTCGGCATGATCATGGCGGTGGCGGCGATGCTGAAAAAGACGCCGAAGCCGACCGATGCCGATATCGACAACGAGATCACCAATATCTGTCGCTGCGGCACCTACAACCGCGTGCGCAGCGCGATTCATCAGGCCGCCGGCGCTGTGCCGGCCGGTCGCACGCGCACCTGA
- the soxZ gene encoding thiosulfate oxidation carrier complex protein SoxZ: MVRALISVPKTAKKGEVIEIKTLISHVMETGYRPDATGKVAPRDILRRFTCRYNDEEVFSADLWQAVAANPFISFTTVATASGTLSFTWTGDNGFSQTETAAITVT; the protein is encoded by the coding sequence ATGGTGCGCGCACTGATCAGTGTTCCGAAGACGGCGAAAAAAGGCGAGGTCATCGAGATCAAGACGCTGATCTCGCATGTGATGGAAACCGGCTATCGCCCGGATGCCACCGGCAAGGTGGCGCCGCGCGACATCCTGCGGCGCTTCACCTGCCGCTATAACGACGAGGAAGTGTTCAGCGCCGACCTCTGGCAGGCGGTTGCCGCCAATCCCTTCATCAGCTTCACGACCGTGGCCACCGCCAGCGGTACGCTCAGCTTCACCTGGACCGGCGACAACGGCTTCTCGCAGACCGAGACGGCGGCGATCACGGTTACATGA
- a CDS encoding TRAP transporter substrate-binding protein, which produces MTISRRRFLGTGATVAAGAAAAGLFPAPAVLAQGAPITFRVSSSMPVDPNAAHYIWFDLFQKALKAKVGERIRLDYFPNGQLGKEADVVQQVIIGSVDMMITGSSIWATAVPELGALDLGFLFDNYAHGAKALDAGVGKTFEAMLDERKGINVLGWGFHFGARSVYTRSKVENLAGLKSVKLRVLPAPAFIETFKIMGAVPVPIPVNELYTALQTGVVDGFEHDPATVLSNRFYEVSKFCLRTDHLFSPMICAIGKRGLAKVPANLKTDFLAAAREATIAERAIADTKATEAMKELEKLGVTFTAFPAADRAAIAKPISDTLYAQFMTQYPATKPVFDAIAKARG; this is translated from the coding sequence ATGACGATCTCTCGCCGCCGTTTTCTCGGCACGGGTGCCACTGTTGCTGCCGGCGCCGCGGCTGCCGGCCTGTTCCCCGCCCCGGCCGTACTGGCCCAGGGCGCGCCGATCACCTTCCGCGTCTCGTCTTCGATGCCGGTCGATCCGAATGCCGCACATTACATCTGGTTCGACCTGTTCCAGAAGGCGCTGAAGGCCAAGGTCGGCGAGCGCATCCGCCTCGACTACTTCCCCAACGGCCAGCTCGGCAAGGAAGCCGATGTGGTGCAGCAGGTCATTATCGGCTCGGTCGACATGATGATCACCGGCTCGTCGATCTGGGCCACCGCCGTGCCGGAACTCGGCGCGCTCGATCTCGGCTTCCTGTTCGACAACTATGCACATGGCGCCAAGGCGCTGGATGCTGGCGTCGGCAAGACCTTCGAGGCCATGCTGGATGAACGCAAAGGCATCAATGTGCTCGGCTGGGGCTTCCATTTCGGCGCCCGCAGCGTCTACACCCGCAGCAAGGTGGAAAACCTCGCCGGCCTGAAGAGCGTGAAGCTGCGCGTGCTGCCGGCGCCCGCTTTCATCGAGACCTTCAAGATCATGGGCGCCGTGCCGGTGCCAATCCCGGTGAACGAGCTCTACACCGCGCTGCAGACCGGCGTGGTGGACGGTTTCGAACACGATCCCGCCACTGTGCTGTCGAACCGCTTCTATGAAGTGTCGAAATTCTGCCTGCGCACCGACCATCTGTTCAGCCCGATGATCTGCGCCATCGGCAAACGCGGCCTGGCGAAAGTCCCGGCCAACTTGAAGACCGACTTCCTGGCGGCAGCCCGCGAGGCCACCATCGCCGAACGCGCCATCGCCGATACCAAGGCAACCGAAGCGATGAAGGAACTCGAAAAGCTCGGCGTCACCTTCACCGCCTTCCCGGCTGCCGACCGTGCCGCGATCGCCAAGCCGATCTCGGACACGCTCTATGCGCAGTTCATGACGCAGTATCCCGCCACCAAGCCGGTCTTCGACGCCATCGCCAAGGCGCGTGGCTAA
- the speB gene encoding agmatinase, producing MDKAKLDALRQKYAAAKGGDIFDPHFAKVAAQVFVDPEQRKWPFADVATFVGAPYRPVKADADFAGLDCALVGVPMDLGVTNRAGARLGPRAVRDVERIGPYEHVLKRAPLGEISVADIGDVPMRSRFDLASCHADIEAYYKRIRAAGVIPLSVGGDHSVTLPIMRALGAGRPLGMVHIDAHCDTSGEYEGTKFHHGGPFRQAVLDGVLDPERCIQIGIRGAAEYLWEFSLDSGMTVIHAEEIDGMGIPAVIEKARRVVGDGPVYVTFDVDGLDPAFAPGTGTPEVGGLTPREAQAILRGLAGLDIVGGDVVEVAPQYDASTVTAQAAAQMLFTLLCLVAIRKIS from the coding sequence ATGGACAAGGCAAAGCTGGACGCGCTACGGCAGAAATATGCGGCGGCCAAGGGCGGCGATATTTTCGACCCGCATTTCGCCAAGGTAGCGGCGCAGGTTTTCGTCGATCCCGAACAGCGCAAATGGCCGTTCGCCGATGTCGCCACCTTCGTCGGCGCACCGTATCGCCCGGTGAAGGCCGATGCCGATTTCGCCGGACTGGATTGCGCGCTGGTTGGCGTGCCGATGGATCTGGGCGTCACCAATCGCGCCGGCGCGCGACTGGGTCCGCGCGCGGTGCGCGATGTCGAACGCATCGGGCCGTATGAGCATGTTCTGAAACGCGCGCCGCTTGGCGAAATCAGCGTGGCCGATATCGGCGATGTGCCGATGCGCAGCCGGTTCGATCTGGCCTCCTGCCACGCCGATATCGAGGCCTATTACAAACGCATCCGTGCGGCAGGCGTGATCCCGCTGTCGGTCGGCGGCGATCATTCCGTCACGCTGCCGATCATGCGGGCACTCGGCGCCGGCCGGCCGCTTGGCATGGTGCATATTGATGCCCATTGCGACACCAGCGGCGAATATGAAGGCACCAAGTTCCATCACGGCGGCCCGTTCCGGCAGGCGGTGCTGGATGGCGTGCTGGATCCGGAACGCTGCATCCAGATCGGCATTCGTGGTGCTGCCGAATATCTGTGGGAATTCTCGCTCGACAGCGGCATGACCGTGATCCATGCCGAAGAGATCGACGGTATGGGCATTCCGGCCGTGATCGAAAAGGCGCGCCGTGTCGTGGGCGACGGCCCGGTCTATGTCACCTTCGATGTCGATGGCCTCGATCCGGCCTTTGCGCCGGGCACCGGCACGCCGGAAGTGGGCGGGCTGACGCCGCGCGAGGCGCAGGCGATCCTGCGCGGCCTGGCCGGTCTCGATATCGTCGGCGGCGATGTGGTGGAAGTGGCGCCGCAGTATGACGCCAGCACGGTGACGGCGCAGGCTGCCGCGCAGATGCTGTTCACGCTGCTCTGCCTGGTGGCGATCCGCAAGATCAGCTAG
- a CDS encoding TRAP transporter large permease subunit, protein MNSSAAIPGVPVLYERFGRVGGGLRTGLTVIEHAAGIALAVDVAVVFASVIYRYFLHDPVDWAEEVARALMVMLVFLGAATALGRNHHAGIDVFRGFFPPHWQRALVQVAQWVVAAVSLALLVTSYMLLEDTAGQTTPLGLPHGIYAWPVVVGSLCMAIFALANAFEAPRPLAFGTLAGVLIVFAVIAAWHSYAWESAPSPLLLLLVGFLGSIVIGVPIAFALAFASLVYFLADPSLPMVIYSQQVAAGADHFVLLAIPFFVLAGLAMEANGMSSRLIELLLRMMGRLRGGINLITIVATAVFSGISGSKLADIAAVGGIIMPAVRRSRQDPNETAGLLACTAVMAETIPPCVNMIIFAFVANVSVGGLFVAGLVPAAFLALLLAVVAVWKGGKVDPEHLKASDRSLTQLIVGSLVALLMILMIGRGVMAGLATSTEISAFAVVYALVVGGLAFRELTTKVTVRLFVQSAAMSGSILFIVAAASGFAYALTIEQIPSLITGTMIDFGKSYGSIMFLLLATVVMIFFGAVLEGAPALIIFGPLLTPIAAQLGINPLHFGTVMVIAMGFGLFAPPVGLGLFATCTMTGTRVQDVAKPMMKYLAILAIGLVILVLVPSFSLWLPSRFGMN, encoded by the coding sequence ATGAACAGTAGCGCGGCGATACCGGGTGTACCGGTTCTGTATGAGCGGTTCGGCCGGGTTGGCGGCGGACTGCGCACCGGCCTCACCGTGATCGAACATGCCGCGGGCATTGCGCTCGCTGTCGATGTCGCCGTGGTCTTCGCCTCGGTGATCTATCGCTACTTCCTGCACGATCCGGTCGACTGGGCCGAGGAAGTGGCCCGCGCGCTGATGGTGATGCTGGTCTTCCTTGGCGCCGCCACGGCGCTGGGCCGCAACCACCATGCCGGAATTGACGTGTTCCGCGGCTTCTTCCCGCCGCATTGGCAACGCGCCCTGGTGCAGGTCGCCCAGTGGGTGGTCGCCGCCGTTTCGCTGGCCCTGCTGGTCACCTCCTACATGCTGCTGGAGGATACAGCGGGCCAGACCACGCCGCTCGGCCTGCCGCACGGCATCTATGCCTGGCCGGTGGTGGTCGGCAGCCTGTGCATGGCGATCTTCGCACTGGCCAATGCCTTCGAGGCACCGCGTCCGCTCGCCTTCGGGACTCTCGCTGGCGTGCTCATCGTCTTCGCCGTCATCGCCGCCTGGCATTCCTATGCCTGGGAGAGCGCGCCTTCACCGCTGCTGCTGCTGCTGGTCGGCTTCCTCGGCAGCATCGTGATCGGCGTGCCGATCGCCTTTGCCCTGGCCTTTGCCTCGCTGGTCTATTTCCTCGCCGATCCGTCGCTGCCGATGGTGATCTATTCGCAGCAGGTGGCGGCCGGCGCCGATCACTTCGTGCTGCTGGCGATCCCCTTCTTCGTGCTGGCCGGCCTCGCCATGGAAGCCAACGGCATGTCGTCGCGGCTGATCGAACTGCTGCTGCGCATGATGGGCCGCCTGCGCGGTGGCATCAACCTGATCACCATTGTCGCCACCGCCGTCTTCTCCGGCATTTCCGGCTCCAAGCTGGCCGATATCGCGGCCGTGGGCGGCATCATCATGCCCGCCGTGCGCCGCAGCCGGCAGGACCCCAATGAAACCGCCGGCCTGCTGGCCTGTACCGCCGTGATGGCGGAAACCATCCCGCCCTGCGTCAACATGATCATCTTCGCCTTCGTCGCTAATGTGTCGGTCGGTGGCTTGTTCGTGGCGGGCCTGGTGCCGGCCGCCTTCCTGGCGCTGCTGCTGGCGGTGGTCGCCGTCTGGAAGGGCGGCAAGGTCGATCCCGAGCATCTGAAGGCCAGCGATCGTTCGCTGACCCAGCTGATCGTCGGTTCGCTGGTGGCGCTGCTCATGATCCTGATGATCGGTCGCGGCGTGATGGCCGGTCTTGCCACCTCCACCGAGATTTCCGCCTTCGCCGTGGTCTACGCCCTGGTGGTCGGCGGCCTGGCTTTCCGCGAACTGACCACAAAGGTGACGGTGCGTCTGTTCGTGCAGTCGGCCGCGATGTCGGGCAGCATCCTGTTCATCGTGGCTGCCGCCTCGGGCTTTGCCTATGCGCTGACCATCGAGCAGATCCCCTCGCTGATCACCGGCACCATGATCGACTTCGGCAAGTCTTACGGCAGCATCATGTTCCTGCTGCTCGCCACCGTGGTGATGATCTTCTTCGGCGCCGTGCTGGAAGGTGCGCCGGCACTGATCATCTTCGGTCCGCTGCTGACGCCGATCGCCGCGCAGCTCGGCATCAATCCGCTGCATTTCGGCACCGTGATGGTGATCGCCATGGGCTTCGGGCTGTTTGCACCGCCGGTCGGTCTCGGGCTTTTCGCCACCTGCACCATGACCGGCACCCGCGTGCAGGACGTGGCGAAGCCGATGATGAAATACCTTGCCATCCTGGCAATCGGCCTCGTTATACTCGTGCTGGTCCCCAGCTTCTCGCTGTGGCTGCCTTCCCGCTTCGGCATGAACTGA
- the soxA gene encoding sulfur oxidation c-type cytochrome SoxA — MSRLVAILLLLCLPAVAAERRSGFDFMSPATQEMQREDALNPAMLWVAEGEAQWNETPANGKSCAGCHGDATASMRGVAARYPAYDERSGKAIDLQGRINACRATHQHQPAAFDAESRPLLGLAAYLGLQSRGLPVRAPDDPRLAPALRKGEALFHTAMGQLNFSCTQCHDANWGKRLAGSPIPQAHPTGYPIYRLEWQDMGSLQRRLRNCMTGVRAEPFPYGADELVELELYLNSRAAGMAMETPAVRP, encoded by the coding sequence ATGAGTCGTCTCGTCGCCATTCTCCTGCTGCTGTGCCTGCCTGCCGTCGCCGCCGAGCGCCGCTCGGGTTTCGACTTCATGAGTCCGGCGACGCAGGAGATGCAGCGCGAGGATGCGCTCAATCCCGCCATGCTCTGGGTGGCGGAGGGCGAAGCGCAGTGGAATGAAACCCCCGCCAATGGCAAATCCTGTGCCGGCTGTCATGGCGACGCGACCGCCAGCATGCGCGGCGTCGCCGCCCGCTATCCCGCTTACGACGAGCGCAGCGGCAAGGCGATCGACCTGCAGGGCCGCATCAATGCCTGCCGCGCGACGCACCAGCACCAGCCGGCGGCTTTTGATGCCGAAAGCCGGCCGCTGCTTGGTCTGGCGGCATATCTGGGCCTGCAGTCGCGCGGCCTGCCGGTGCGGGCGCCGGACGATCCCCGGCTGGCGCCAGCGCTCCGGAAGGGCGAGGCGCTGTTCCACACGGCGATGGGTCAGCTGAATTTCTCCTGCACGCAATGCCACGATGCCAACTGGGGCAAACGGCTGGCCGGTAGTCCGATTCCGCAGGCGCATCCCACCGGCTATCCGATCTATCGCCTGGAATGGCAGGACATGGGATCGCTGCAGCGCCGCCTGCGCAACTGCATGACCGGCGTGCGGGCCGAGCCATTCCCTTACGGTGCCGATGAACTGGTGGAGCTGGAGCTCTATCTCAACAGCCGGGCCGCCGGCATGGCGATGGAAACGCCAGCCGTTCGGCCTTAG
- a CDS encoding LacI family DNA-binding transcriptional regulator — protein MSTITDVAKLARVSTSTVSNVLNGRVDKMSRETLGRVQQAVAELGFQPNRTARQLKTGQIEMLGLLVPSMGNPSYGLLAREIEIVARARHGYRVIVANTYRDPQQERAFLEDMWSQGVRGVIVISSLADEAHFEDPVSRGLVAVSYDSHARRDRQPILDYVSADNVAGASLAVQHLAEQGHRTIAFLTPSGWTFSRAEKREGFLQAAEKAGLKGVVISGSTASNYADEEMAELGQSLATPLVQHADRPTAAVAINDMMAIGLMAGLREQGLELPRDMSVVGMDGIPLGAYTAPPLTTIRLPLPDLARTMVDRIMLRLKEPSTAPDEFRFSSTLLQRQSVAPPPLR, from the coding sequence ATGTCCACCATCACCGACGTCGCCAAACTGGCCCGGGTCTCGACTTCGACGGTGTCGAACGTCCTGAACGGCCGCGTCGACAAGATGAGCCGGGAAACGCTGGGGCGCGTGCAGCAGGCGGTGGCCGAACTCGGCTTCCAGCCCAATCGCACCGCGCGCCAGCTCAAGACCGGCCAGATCGAGATGCTGGGCCTGCTGGTGCCCTCGATGGGCAATCCGTCTTACGGCCTGCTGGCGCGTGAGATCGAGATCGTCGCCCGCGCGCGGCATGGCTATCGCGTCATCGTCGCCAATACCTATCGCGATCCGCAGCAGGAACGCGCCTTCCTCGAAGACATGTGGTCGCAGGGTGTGCGCGGCGTGATCGTGATTTCCTCGCTGGCCGACGAAGCGCATTTCGAGGATCCGGTCTCGCGCGGCCTGGTGGCGGTGAGCTACGACAGCCATGCGCGGCGCGACCGCCAGCCGATCCTGGATTATGTCTCGGCCGACAATGTCGCCGGCGCCAGTCTTGCGGTCCAGCATCTGGCCGAACAGGGCCACCGCACCATTGCTTTCCTGACGCCGTCGGGCTGGACCTTCAGCCGCGCCGAAAAGCGTGAAGGCTTCCTGCAGGCCGCAGAGAAAGCCGGCCTCAAGGGCGTGGTGATTTCCGGCAGCACGGCGTCGAACTATGCCGACGAAGAGATGGCCGAACTGGGCCAGAGCCTGGCCACACCGTTGGTGCAGCATGCCGACCGGCCGACGGCGGCCGTGGCGATCAACGACATGATGGCCATCGGACTTATGGCCGGCCTGCGCGAACAGGGGCTTGAACTGCCGCGCGACATGTCGGTGGTCGGCATGGACGGCATTCCGCTCGGCGCCTATACGGCACCGCCGCTCACCACCATCCGGCTGCCATTGCCGGATCTGGCGCGCACCATGGTGGACCGCATCATGCTGCGCCTGAAGGAACCCAGCACCGCGCCGGACGAGTTCCGGTTTTCCTCCACGCTGCTGCAGCGGCAATCCGTCGCGCCGCCGCCTTTACGTTGA
- a CDS encoding SoxY-related AACIE arm protein, translating into MSQGSMNRGLITRRSALASGIGAASLLALRAPAFATPTELAGAIAEFTGNAPVQRGRVKLDLSPLVENGNSVSVSVKADSPMTVQDHVRAIAIFTEQNPQPNVITVRLGPRAGRAFVNTRMRLATSQKVIAVAGFSDGSFWSDQVDVIVTLAACVE; encoded by the coding sequence ATGAGCCAGGGATCTATGAATCGGGGGCTGATCACACGACGGAGCGCATTGGCAAGCGGCATTGGTGCCGCCAGCCTGCTGGCGCTGCGCGCACCGGCTTTCGCGACGCCCACGGAACTGGCCGGCGCGATCGCGGAATTCACCGGCAACGCACCCGTGCAGCGCGGTCGCGTCAAACTTGATCTGTCGCCGCTGGTCGAAAACGGCAATTCGGTGTCCGTCTCGGTGAAGGCTGACAGCCCGATGACGGTGCAGGACCATGTCCGCGCCATCGCCATCTTCACCGAACAGAATCCGCAGCCCAATGTGATCACCGTGCGGCTGGGGCCGCGCGCCGGCCGCGCCTTCGTCAATACCCGCATGCGGCTGGCCACCTCGCAGAAGGTGATTGCGGTGGCAGGGTTCAGCGATGGCAGCTTCTGGTCCGATCAGGTCGACGTGATCGTGACGCTCGCGGCCTGTGTGGAGTAA